In Corynebacterium guangdongense, one DNA window encodes the following:
- a CDS encoding low molecular weight phosphatase family protein, producing the protein MSTDFQLLLVCTGNVCRSPFAEALFRDRFRDTQEIRFVSAGTDALVGEGMFEATRLTAARYGLADSGEHKARQLTAADLEAADLILVMTAEQRKQVVELSPRTTRRVFTLREFARLAAVTSDGDLRMEIGGPDVSDAEKLRGVVRAVALARGALTPLTRASELDVVDPYRQAMDVHAVSAQQIVEATNAVVDLFSRALRVAP; encoded by the coding sequence ATGTCGACTGACTTTCAGCTCCTCCTCGTCTGCACCGGCAACGTCTGCCGCTCGCCCTTCGCCGAAGCCCTCTTCCGGGACCGGTTCCGGGACACGCAGGAGATCCGCTTCGTCTCCGCCGGCACCGATGCGCTGGTGGGGGAGGGGATGTTCGAGGCCACCCGCCTGACGGCGGCACGTTATGGCTTGGCGGACAGCGGGGAGCATAAGGCGCGCCAGTTGACGGCCGCGGACCTGGAGGCCGCGGATCTCATTCTGGTCATGACCGCGGAGCAACGTAAACAGGTCGTGGAACTCAGCCCCCGCACCACCCGTCGGGTGTTCACGCTGCGTGAGTTCGCCCGCCTCGCCGCGGTGACCTCCGACGGGGACCTCAGGATGGAGATCGGCGGGCCGGACGTGTCGGACGCCGAGAAACTGCGCGGCGTCGTGCGGGCGGTCGCGCTGGCCCGGGGCGCGCTCACCCCGCTCACCCGTGCGTCGGAGCTCGACGTGGTCGATCCTTACCGGCAAGCGATGGACGTGCACGCGGTCTCCGCCCAGCAGATCGTCGAGGCCACCAACGCCGTGGTCGACCTGTTCTCCCGCGCCCTGCGCGTGGCGCCCTGA
- a CDS encoding MDR family MFS transporter: MTQTPPPGDQPKSMYESTAQRNVLLFVLLVGAFVLILNQTLLNTALPHLMDYFDITAGEAQWVTTLFMLVNGIMIPVTAFLIGKFSTRQLFIGAMILFSVGTLVAALAPAYWILLLGRVLQAAAGGIIMPLMQTILFAIFPRNKRGSAMGVFGLIIGFAPAIGPSLSGWIVDHYPWHALFWLMLPFSLVSATIAAVLLKNVTERTDPTLDVLSVVLSTLGFGGLLFGFSMVGTAGWTAPATLVSLAVGLVALVWFIRRQLRLDEPMLQLRVLRNRQFTLNTVLGALVFIAMIGGMIILPVVMQTMLGFSALESGLALLPGALIMGLISPITGRLFDRFGGRWLVVVGFALITGTGAAFANLSTGTTFTYIAVVNALRMIGTSMVMMPATTAALNQLPPRMIPHGTAVNNTIRQVAASVGTAVLVSVMTMSAGPGLEGGIQGANTAFWVATAVAALGFVGGFFIRNSHGEETEGNVKTKVEPPRTETPNAAVITESSVEAPTDATTARALDPLAPEDVEKLK; encoded by the coding sequence ATGACCCAGACACCGCCCCCCGGCGACCAGCCGAAATCCATGTACGAGAGCACGGCGCAGCGCAACGTGCTGCTCTTCGTCCTGCTGGTCGGCGCCTTTGTGCTGATCCTCAACCAGACGCTGCTCAACACCGCGCTGCCGCACCTGATGGACTACTTCGACATCACCGCCGGCGAGGCGCAGTGGGTGACCACGCTGTTTATGCTGGTCAACGGCATCATGATTCCGGTGACGGCGTTTCTCATCGGCAAGTTCTCCACCCGCCAGCTCTTCATCGGCGCGATGATCCTGTTCTCCGTGGGCACGCTGGTCGCCGCGCTCGCCCCGGCCTACTGGATCCTGCTGCTGGGCCGTGTCCTCCAGGCCGCGGCCGGCGGCATCATCATGCCGCTGATGCAGACCATCCTCTTCGCCATCTTCCCGCGCAACAAGCGCGGCTCCGCGATGGGTGTGTTCGGCCTCATCATCGGCTTCGCCCCGGCGATCGGCCCCTCCCTGTCCGGCTGGATCGTCGACCACTACCCGTGGCACGCCCTGTTCTGGCTGATGCTGCCGTTCTCCCTGGTCTCGGCGACCATCGCCGCCGTCCTGCTCAAGAACGTCACCGAGCGCACCGACCCGACCCTCGACGTCCTCTCGGTCGTCCTGTCCACCCTCGGCTTCGGCGGCCTGCTCTTCGGCTTCTCCATGGTCGGCACCGCCGGCTGGACCGCCCCGGCCACCCTGGTCTCCCTCGCCGTCGGCCTGGTCGCCCTGGTGTGGTTCATCCGCCGCCAGCTGCGCCTGGACGAGCCGATGCTGCAGCTGCGCGTCCTGCGCAACCGCCAGTTCACCCTGAACACCGTCCTCGGCGCGCTCGTGTTCATCGCGATGATCGGCGGCATGATCATCCTGCCGGTGGTCATGCAGACCATGCTCGGCTTCAGCGCCCTCGAGTCCGGCCTGGCACTGCTGCCGGGCGCCCTGATCATGGGCCTGATCAGCCCGATCACCGGCCGACTCTTCGACAGGTTCGGCGGCCGCTGGCTGGTCGTCGTCGGTTTCGCCCTGATCACCGGCACCGGCGCGGCCTTCGCCAACCTCTCCACCGGGACCACCTTCACCTACATCGCCGTCGTCAACGCGCTGCGCATGATCGGCACCTCCATGGTGATGATGCCGGCGACCACCGCCGCCCTGAACCAGCTGCCGCCGCGGATGATCCCGCACGGCACCGCCGTCAACAACACCATCCGCCAGGTCGCCGCCTCCGTCGGCACCGCGGTCCTGGTCAGCGTAATGACCATGTCCGCCGGCCCCGGCCTCGAGGGTGGCATCCAGGGCGCGAACACCGCCTTCTGGGTCGCCACCGCCGTCGCCGCGCTCGGTTTCGTGGGCGGGTTCTTCATCCGCAACTCCCACGGCGAGGAGACCGAGGGCAACGTGAAGACCAAGGTCGAGCCCCCGCGCACGGAGACCCCCAACGCGGCAGTCATCACGGAGTCCTCCGTCGAGGCCCCCACCGATGCCACGACCGCCCGGGCGCTGGACCCGCTCGCGCCGGAGGACGTCGAGAAGCTGAAGTAG
- a CDS encoding DUF418 domain-containing protein — MSQIDAPPRQRIIAPDIARGLALFGIAWANLSTAWAVVPAEVRGAGFGGVGPFGFLDEVAVVLSAMFAHVRGLPMFTTLLGFGIGLIALSLARRGYPQREIKKALAKREIKKALAKRYGWLAAFGALHAVFLFFGDIMFTYGVLAMIVILLLGRSDRTLLRTAGVIWLAITVVTIVVGALVPAEYLGQDLGQLLPDFPHYPFYVLFGAGWLLITAASLPMTALSLLPVMLVGFVAARQGVHLHIDRYRRVLWAAVAVTVLVILGVGLPMGLAALGILPGEWSSMLMILNQVFGVLTGPGIAAAILLACEPLEKRRRAGATLALPLRMVAALGKRSMSGYLAQSVLFLIICLPFTLGVGKEIGAFGQFLLALSVWSVTLGLAWALELAGRPGPFEQLHRRLSYGRDGLPQQWPEREIIEERLPAPAQRASASMVPERPER, encoded by the coding sequence ATGTCCCAGATAGACGCACCTCCCAGACAAAGAATCATCGCCCCCGACATAGCCCGTGGCCTCGCCCTGTTCGGCATCGCCTGGGCCAACCTCTCCACCGCCTGGGCCGTCGTCCCCGCCGAGGTCCGCGGCGCCGGCTTCGGCGGGGTCGGCCCCTTCGGGTTTCTCGACGAGGTCGCGGTCGTGCTCTCCGCGATGTTCGCCCACGTCCGGGGACTGCCAATGTTCACCACGCTGCTCGGCTTCGGGATCGGGCTGATCGCCCTGAGCCTGGCCCGGCGCGGGTACCCGCAGCGCGAGATCAAGAAGGCGCTCGCGAAGCGCGAGATCAAGAAGGCGCTCGCGAAGCGCTACGGCTGGCTGGCGGCCTTCGGCGCCCTCCACGCGGTCTTCCTCTTCTTCGGCGACATCATGTTCACCTACGGGGTGCTCGCGATGATCGTCATCCTGCTCCTCGGGCGCAGCGACAGGACGCTGCTGCGCACCGCGGGCGTGATCTGGTTGGCCATCACGGTGGTCACCATCGTCGTCGGCGCGCTGGTGCCGGCAGAATACCTGGGCCAGGATCTAGGCCAGCTGCTGCCGGACTTCCCCCACTACCCCTTCTACGTCCTGTTCGGTGCGGGCTGGCTGCTGATCACCGCGGCCAGCCTGCCGATGACGGCGCTGTCCCTGCTGCCGGTGATGCTGGTCGGGTTCGTGGCGGCGCGTCAGGGGGTGCACCTCCACATCGACAGGTACCGCCGGGTGCTGTGGGCGGCGGTCGCCGTCACGGTGCTCGTGATCCTCGGCGTCGGCCTGCCGATGGGACTGGCCGCGCTCGGGATCCTGCCCGGCGAGTGGTCGAGCATGCTCATGATCCTCAACCAGGTCTTCGGCGTGCTCACGGGCCCGGGCATCGCGGCGGCGATTCTGCTGGCCTGCGAACCGCTGGAGAAGCGGCGCCGGGCCGGCGCGACGCTCGCCCTGCCGCTGCGGATGGTGGCGGCGCTGGGCAAGCGCTCGATGAGCGGCTACCTCGCCCAGTCGGTGCTCTTCCTGATCATCTGCCTGCCGTTCACGCTGGGCGTCGGCAAGGAGATCGGGGCCTTCGGCCAGTTCCTGCTGGCCCTGTCGGTGTGGTCGGTGACGCTGGGGCTGGCGTGGGCCCTGGAGCTGGCGGGCCGGCCCGGCCCCTTCGAGCAGCTGCACCGTCGTCTGTCCTACGGGCGTGACGGCCTGCCGCAGCAGTGGCCGGAGCGCGAGATCATCGAGGAGCGGCTGCCGGCGCCGGCGCAGCGGGCGTCGGCAAGCATGGTGCCCGAGCGGCCGGAACGCTAG
- a CDS encoding YihY/virulence factor BrkB family protein encodes MTVRKKTRLTFGDRRYILRRAFLSFWLGPGIDNGAKLTFFSILAFAPTILAIYAIGTLILANNWALVIQTTGDFIATYVPPDYRNLAGDVVEMVVGTRTEGLISLVISVAVSLFSASGYVRAFARTANQAYGVTEGRNPVRLWGSMVLVTAVQIIGVVAVIAALTVNEPLVETLLRPVAGPLGIQGAVNFLTENFLPVWAWLRWPVMVVIIVLLIDVLYFFTPNLRAPRIRWLSTGSAFATTGIAAVGAVFFVYLRYFTGLSPYGVLGSVLAVIFTLWAMNIIVVFGLMIDVESERVRQLRQGHAFESEFDLPLRGRKGVEFQDRVRTSLVEQARDIRTSMEGQPAGKREGGEPRG; translated from the coding sequence GTGACCGTTCGCAAGAAGACCCGCCTCACGTTCGGGGACCGCCGGTACATCCTCCGCCGGGCGTTTTTGTCGTTCTGGCTGGGGCCGGGCATCGACAACGGGGCGAAGCTGACGTTTTTCTCCATCCTTGCGTTCGCGCCGACGATTCTGGCGATCTACGCCATCGGCACGCTCATCCTCGCCAACAACTGGGCGCTGGTCATCCAGACCACCGGGGACTTCATCGCCACCTACGTCCCGCCCGACTACCGGAACCTGGCCGGCGACGTCGTCGAGATGGTGGTCGGCACCCGCACCGAGGGCCTGATCAGCCTCGTCATTTCCGTGGCGGTGTCGCTGTTCTCCGCCTCGGGTTACGTGCGCGCCTTCGCCCGCACCGCCAACCAGGCCTATGGCGTTACCGAGGGCCGCAACCCGGTGCGGCTGTGGGGGAGCATGGTCCTGGTCACCGCCGTGCAGATCATCGGCGTGGTCGCCGTCATCGCCGCGCTCACCGTCAACGAGCCGCTGGTGGAGACGCTCCTGCGGCCGGTGGCCGGCCCGCTGGGCATCCAGGGGGCGGTGAATTTCCTGACCGAGAACTTCCTGCCCGTCTGGGCCTGGCTGCGCTGGCCGGTCATGGTGGTGATCATCGTGCTGCTCATCGACGTCCTCTACTTCTTCACGCCGAACCTGCGCGCGCCGCGCATCCGGTGGCTGTCCACGGGCTCCGCTTTCGCCACCACGGGCATCGCCGCCGTCGGCGCCGTCTTCTTCGTCTACCTGCGCTACTTCACGGGGCTGAGCCCCTACGGGGTGCTCGGCTCGGTGCTCGCGGTCATCTTCACGTTGTGGGCGATGAACATCATCGTCGTCTTCGGGCTCATGATCGACGTGGAGTCCGAGCGGGTGCGCCAGCTGCGCCAGGGGCACGCCTTCGAGTCGGAGTTCGATCTGCCCCTGCGCGGCCGCAAGGGCGTCGAGTTCCAGGACCGCGTGCGCACGAGCCTGGTGGAGCAGGCGCGCGACATCCGCACCTCGATGGAGGGACAGCCGGCTGGGAAGCGGGAGGGTGGGGAGCCGCGGGGGTAG
- a CDS encoding polysaccharide biosynthesis tyrosine autokinase yields MELRDYLLLLRKNWILIMLLTMVGLAVGATASALAAPVYQSRTQLYVSVRAGTESASDLVQGASYSSQIVNSYVDVITSGLVLDPVVEELDLPITSTELARRVDASSPSDSALIDIFARGYSPEEAALLANTVGESFKEVVRTQLEPEDGTGPSPVALTTTQVGLEPEGPVSPDVMLNLLLGALVGFAAGFGLAVLRSMLDNRVHSAEDIELLTEEPVLGGIVHDPRAKKNPLVAQSDPQSPRAEAYRSLRTNLQFVTVGVDKPVMVVTSPKPAEGKTTTALNLALTLSQTGSRVVVVEGDLRKPRISEYLGIEGGAGLTDVLIGRAEPLDVLQRWGRTQFYVLPGGRIPPNPSELLGSQQMSDLLEELSSQFDYVIVDAPPVLAVTDAAVLGKESAGVLLIVAAGSTTRQDVTGSLQALETAGVNVLGVVATMLPAKGPNSYSYGRYSYRAQTPDQHGEFAEISAGSTRASRAGTGVSDVD; encoded by the coding sequence ATGGAACTGCGGGATTATCTACTGCTTCTCCGGAAAAACTGGATCCTCATCATGTTGCTGACGATGGTGGGGCTCGCGGTGGGTGCGACGGCCTCCGCCCTCGCGGCGCCGGTATATCAATCCCGGACCCAGTTGTACGTCTCGGTCAGGGCCGGGACGGAAAGCGCCAGCGACCTCGTGCAGGGCGCGAGCTACTCCAGCCAGATCGTCAACAGCTACGTCGACGTCATCACCAGCGGCCTGGTGCTCGACCCGGTGGTCGAGGAGCTGGACCTCCCCATCACCAGCACCGAGCTGGCCAGGCGGGTGGACGCGAGCTCGCCGTCTGATTCGGCGCTGATCGACATTTTCGCCCGGGGCTACAGCCCGGAGGAGGCCGCGCTCCTGGCCAACACCGTGGGGGAGAGTTTCAAGGAGGTCGTCCGCACCCAGCTGGAGCCGGAGGACGGCACCGGCCCCAGCCCGGTGGCGCTGACGACGACCCAGGTCGGCCTCGAGCCGGAGGGCCCCGTCAGCCCGGACGTGATGCTCAACCTGCTGCTGGGGGCCCTGGTGGGTTTCGCCGCCGGCTTCGGGTTGGCGGTGCTCAGGTCGATGCTGGACAACCGGGTTCATTCCGCGGAGGACATTGAACTGCTCACGGAGGAACCCGTCCTGGGCGGCATCGTCCACGACCCCCGGGCGAAGAAGAATCCGTTGGTCGCCCAGTCCGATCCGCAGAGTCCGCGGGCGGAGGCCTATCGTTCGCTGCGCACCAATCTGCAGTTCGTCACCGTCGGGGTGGACAAGCCGGTGATGGTCGTGACCTCCCCGAAGCCGGCGGAGGGAAAGACCACCACGGCACTGAACCTGGCGCTGACCCTGTCGCAGACGGGATCGAGGGTGGTGGTGGTGGAGGGCGACCTGCGCAAACCCAGGATCTCAGAGTACCTCGGTATTGAGGGGGGCGCGGGGCTGACCGACGTCCTCATCGGGCGCGCCGAGCCCCTCGACGTGCTGCAGCGGTGGGGGCGGACCCAGTTCTACGTGCTGCCGGGCGGCAGGATCCCGCCCAACCCGAGCGAGCTGCTCGGCTCGCAGCAGATGAGCGACCTGCTGGAGGAGCTCAGCTCGCAGTTCGACTACGTGATCGTCGACGCCCCGCCGGTGCTCGCCGTGACCGATGCGGCCGTGCTGGGCAAGGAGAGCGCCGGCGTGCTGCTGATCGTGGCGGCCGGTTCCACCACCAGGCAGGACGTCACCGGTTCCCTGCAGGCCCTGGAGACCGCGGGGGTCAACGTGCTCGGCGTGGTGGCGACGATGCTGCCGGCCAAGGGACCCAATTCCTACTCCTACGGCCGGTACTCCTACCGGGCGCAGACCCCGGACCAGCACGGTGAGTTCGCCGAAATCTCCGCGGGCAGCACGCGGGCGAGTCGCGCCGGGACCGGGGTGTCAGATGTCGACTGA
- a CDS encoding TetR/AcrR family transcriptional regulator: MTSTPDPSAIPPSTAPGPAPQNDPAAPGLRERKKIETRRRIRHAALDLAMEHGLEQLTVEMIADKVDLSRRTFFNYFATKEDALVTDSAGLGDRIRPLLDARPTGEPVLHSLRVILTENDLFQLTGANRARARARQQLVWEHPLLLARQLAADAQATRELAGVIAERMGLDPVTDLRPMVLASAVSSNFRVAVRHWARNEDTVLSELVAEAFDALRAELEPPPAT, encoded by the coding sequence GTGACCTCAACCCCTGATCCCTCGGCGATCCCGCCGAGCACCGCCCCGGGCCCGGCGCCGCAGAACGACCCTGCCGCGCCGGGGCTGCGGGAGCGCAAGAAGATCGAGACGCGCCGGCGCATCCGGCACGCGGCCCTCGACCTGGCGATGGAGCACGGACTCGAGCAGCTCACCGTCGAGATGATCGCCGACAAGGTCGACCTCTCCCGGCGCACCTTCTTCAACTACTTCGCAACCAAGGAGGACGCGCTGGTCACCGACAGCGCCGGCCTCGGCGACAGGATCCGCCCGCTTCTCGACGCCCGCCCCACCGGCGAACCCGTCCTACACAGCCTGCGGGTCATCCTCACCGAGAACGACCTCTTCCAGCTCACCGGCGCCAACCGCGCCCGGGCCCGGGCCCGCCAGCAGCTGGTCTGGGAACATCCGCTGCTCCTGGCCCGCCAGCTGGCCGCCGACGCCCAGGCCACCCGCGAGCTGGCCGGGGTCATCGCCGAGCGCATGGGCCTGGACCCGGTCACCGACCTCCGCCCGATGGTGCTGGCCAGCGCCGTCAGCTCCAATTTCCGGGTCGCCGTCAGGCACTGGGCCCGCAACGAGGACACCGTGCTCAGCGAGCTGGTCGCCGAGGCCTTCGACGCCCTGCGCGCCGAGCTGGAACCCCCGCCCGCCACATAG
- a CDS encoding alkaline phosphatase D family protein has protein sequence MNSPERGRQGLSRRRVLQSTAGAVALSIAGAPAAQSQLSSNEGSSLSDVRDLEAAKARQPEAYPVQPLPFRHGVASGDPLPDTVILWTRVTPGEDAVPGSGRGEDVRLRWEIATDEAFTRIIGSGETVVTAATDHTVHVDPWGLEPDTEYFYRFTVFTGRYTGTVSPVGRTHTAPAFAATVESMNIAVASCANWESGYFAAYRDMAARGRAAELDLVVFLGDYIYEYGPGEYSGFGPFRLVKPAHEVVTLADYRMRYGQYRTDVDLQSAHAALPWVVVWDDHETADNSWSGGAANHQPATEGDWLARRNAAMQAYFEWLPIRETSPSQQGHIYRSFSYGDLVELTIMDLRTYRDSEAASFDLAGYDDPGRTMLGSEQAQWLAGRIRTSATTWNVLGTSVMFSPMNLLTLQQDERTRPVADFLAEHGIGSAQGFPGVPLNSDQWDGYGAARAALLKLLAEKGSNVLMLTGDIHTEWAHEISHGGRILGAELVGSSVSAPNIDEIIGAPKENAVSHLAESYLLAANPHLKHVELDHHGYAVARLSPDRVRFEFYRTPDVTNQAAEVALAHSMLWVQGAGFTEGMAQALPVGSSAAG, from the coding sequence ATGAACTCTCCGGAGCGTGGCCGTCAGGGCCTCAGCCGCCGTCGTGTCCTGCAGTCCACCGCCGGTGCTGTGGCGCTTAGCATCGCCGGAGCGCCGGCGGCCCAATCCCAGCTGTCCTCGAACGAGGGTTCCTCCCTCAGCGATGTTCGGGATCTCGAAGCCGCCAAGGCACGCCAACCCGAGGCCTATCCCGTGCAGCCGCTCCCCTTCCGCCACGGCGTCGCCTCGGGTGATCCGCTACCGGACACGGTCATCCTGTGGACCCGGGTGACCCCGGGCGAGGACGCTGTCCCCGGCTCCGGCAGGGGCGAGGATGTTCGGCTGCGCTGGGAGATCGCCACAGACGAGGCTTTCACCCGCATCATCGGCTCGGGTGAGACCGTCGTGACGGCCGCCACCGACCACACCGTGCACGTCGACCCCTGGGGCCTGGAACCCGACACGGAGTACTTCTACCGTTTCACCGTGTTCACCGGCAGGTACACCGGGACGGTCTCCCCCGTCGGTCGCACCCACACCGCGCCGGCGTTCGCCGCCACTGTCGAGAGCATGAACATCGCCGTTGCCTCCTGCGCGAACTGGGAGTCCGGCTATTTCGCCGCCTACCGGGACATGGCGGCGCGCGGCCGCGCCGCGGAGCTGGACCTGGTGGTCTTCCTCGGCGACTACATCTACGAGTACGGCCCCGGCGAGTACTCCGGCTTCGGCCCATTCCGCCTGGTCAAGCCGGCGCACGAGGTTGTCACGCTGGCGGACTACCGCATGCGCTACGGCCAGTACCGCACCGATGTCGACCTGCAGTCTGCGCACGCCGCGCTGCCGTGGGTCGTCGTGTGGGACGACCACGAGACGGCGGACAACTCCTGGTCCGGTGGCGCGGCGAACCACCAGCCGGCGACCGAGGGCGACTGGCTCGCCCGGCGCAACGCCGCCATGCAGGCCTACTTCGAGTGGCTGCCGATCCGCGAGACCTCCCCGTCCCAGCAGGGCCATATCTACCGCTCCTTCAGCTACGGCGACCTGGTTGAGCTGACCATCATGGACCTGCGCACCTACCGCGACAGCGAGGCCGCCTCCTTCGACCTGGCCGGCTACGACGACCCGGGGCGCACCATGCTCGGCTCCGAACAGGCCCAATGGCTGGCCGGCAGGATCCGCACCTCCGCAACGACATGGAACGTATTGGGCACCTCGGTGATGTTCTCCCCGATGAACCTGCTCACGCTGCAGCAGGACGAACGAACGCGACCGGTCGCGGATTTCCTCGCCGAGCATGGGATTGGGTCGGCTCAGGGGTTCCCCGGGGTGCCGCTGAACTCCGACCAGTGGGACGGCTACGGCGCCGCCCGGGCGGCGCTGCTCAAGCTGCTGGCGGAGAAGGGGTCGAACGTGCTCATGCTCACCGGCGACATCCACACCGAGTGGGCGCACGAGATTTCCCACGGCGGCAGGATCCTCGGCGCGGAACTGGTGGGCTCCTCGGTCTCGGCGCCGAACATCGACGAGATCATCGGCGCCCCGAAGGAGAATGCCGTCAGCCACCTGGCGGAGTCCTACCTGTTGGCCGCGAACCCGCACCTCAAGCACGTGGAGCTCGACCACCACGGCTACGCGGTCGCGCGCCTCTCCCCCGACCGGGTGCGCTTCGAGTTCTACCGCACGCCGGACGTCACCAACCAGGCGGCCGAGGTGGCGCTGGCGCACTCGATGTTGTGGGTGCAGGGTGCCGGGTTCACGGAAGGCATGGCGCAGGCGCTGCCGGTGGGCTCCTCGGCGGCTGGGTAG